Proteins encoded together in one Salmo trutta chromosome 3, fSalTru1.1, whole genome shotgun sequence window:
- the LOC115177319 gene encoding D(2) dopamine receptor A — translation MMTTFPNETDETGFSSLSPSLPPSLTPSISLTSNPSSSFAFSLSTSSSPLSNCSSSPLPSSPPYNFYAVLLVLLIFCVVFGNMLVCVAVSRERALQTTTNYLIVSLAVSDLLLATLVMPWGVYLEVVGEWRFSLIHCDILLTLDVMMCTASILNLCAISIDRYTAVAMPMLYNTRYSSRRRVALMIAVVWFLSFAISCPLLFGLNNTASREETKCAFADPSFVVYSSVASFYVPFIVTLLVYAQICVVLRRRGRRTVPRRHGLHPQGGGKTGEGHRHRKNKCTHPEDVKLCTLIMRPPTSAPQRKKVTLVKEAVVHPLDEEPVGRGFLSQLDQSLPPPHPPPPSGRATKVSLSISVAPAPFLALSPSVAPRSALVPRRATFEDGMSGRERWRERNADREKGAMAKERVKGTLSQQKERKATQMLAIVLGVFIICWLPFFLTHVLKAHCGSCCISPSLYSAVTWLGYLNSAVNPVIYTTFNIEFRKAFIKILNC, via the exons ACAGATGAGACAggcttctcctccctctctccttcattacCCCCCTCCCTCACACCGTCCATCTCCCTCACATCCAACCCTTCCTCTTCCTTCgccttctccctctccacctcctcctcccctctgtccaaCTGCTCCAGCTCTCCAttgccctcctcccctccctataACTTCTACGCCGTGCTGCTTGTGCTGCTTATCTTCTGCGTGGTGTTCGGCAACATGCTAGTTTGTGTGGCGGTGTCGCGCGAGCGCGCCCTCCAGACTACCACCAACTACCTCATCGTCTCCCTGGCCGTGTCCGACCTGCTGCTGGCCACCCTGGTCATGCCCTGGGGCGTCTACCTGGAG GTGGTAGGGGAGTGGCGCTTCAGTCTCATCCACTGTGACATCCTCCTGACCCTGGACGTCATGATGTGTACTGCCAGCATCCTCAACCTCTGTGCCATCAGCATTGACAG GTACACGGCGGTGGCGATGCCCATGCTGTATAACACCAGATACAGCTCCAGGAGGAGGGTGGCTCTCATGATTGCTGTTGTGTGGTTCCTCTCCTTCGCCATCTCCTGCCCTCTGCTGTTTGGACTCAACAACAcag CCAGTCGGGAGGAGACCAAGTGTGCCTTCGCTGATCCGTCCTTCGTGGTCTACTCATCCGTGGCCTCCTTCTACGTTCCTTTCATCGTGACCCTGCTGGTGTACGCCCAAATCTGTGTGGTGCTGCGGCGGCGGGGCCGACGCACCGTGCCCCGCAGACACGGCCTGCACCCACAGGGAGGAGGCAAGACGGGGGAGGGCCACAGGCACAGGAAG AATAAGTGTACCCACCCCGAGGATGTGAAGCTGTGCACTCTGATCATGAGGCCCCCCACCAGCGCCCCCCAACGCAAGAAAGTG ACGTTAGTGAAGGAGGCGGTGGTTCACCCCCTGGATGAGGAACCTGTGGGGCGTGGTTTCCTGTCCCAGTTAGACCAGAGCCTCCCCCCacctcacccccctcccccctctggaCGAGCCACCAAGGTCTCCCTTTCTATCTCGGTGGCGCCCGCGCCCTTCCTGGCCCTGTCCCCGTCGGTGGCACCACGCTCCGCCCTCGTACCCCGCCGTGCCACCTTCGAGGACGGCATGAGTGGCCGTGAGCGATGGAGGGAGCGCAATGCAGACAGGGAGAAGGGAGCGATGGCGAAGGAGAGGGTGAAAGGGACCCTGTCGCAGCAGAAGGAGAGGAAGGCGACCCAGATGCTGGCTATCGTGCTAG GTGTGTTCATCATCTGCTGGCTGCCCTTCTTCCTGACCCACGTGCTGAAGGCCCACTGTGGCAGCTGCTGTATCTCCCCCTCCCTGTACAGTGCTGTCACCTGGCTGGGCTACCTAAACAGTGCCGTCAACCCCGTCATCTACACCACCTTCAACATCGAGTTCCGCAAGGCCTTCATCAAGATCCTAAACTGCTGA